A genomic window from Streptomyces broussonetiae includes:
- a CDS encoding GNAT family N-acetyltransferase — protein MPIRRAVADDWPRIWPFWHRIVAAAETYTWDPRTSEDDARALWMGPAKRVYVAEDAAGDVVGTAYLTANYGGPASRVANAGFMVDPDRAGQGIGRALAEHLLAEARAHGYRAMVFNAVVETNPAVGLWASLGFRILGTVPQAFDHPRHGRVGLHIMYRSLE, from the coding sequence GTGCCGATCAGACGAGCCGTGGCCGACGACTGGCCGCGGATCTGGCCTTTCTGGCACCGGATCGTCGCCGCCGCCGAGACCTACACCTGGGACCCGCGCACGAGTGAGGACGACGCCCGTGCGCTGTGGATGGGCCCGGCCAAGCGCGTCTACGTCGCCGAGGACGCGGCGGGAGACGTGGTCGGAACCGCTTACCTGACCGCCAATTACGGAGGCCCCGCCTCCCGGGTGGCCAATGCCGGCTTCATGGTCGACCCCGACCGCGCGGGGCAGGGCATCGGCCGGGCCCTGGCCGAGCACCTCCTCGCCGAGGCCCGGGCGCACGGCTATCGCGCGATGGTCTTCAACGCCGTCGTCGAGACGAACCCCGCGGTCGGCCTGTGGGCCTCCCTCGGCTTCAGGATCCTCGGCACGGTTCCCCAGGCCTTCGACCACCCCAGGCACGGCAGGGTGGGGCTGCACATCATGTACCGGTCACTCGAGTAG
- a CDS encoding amidase has product MTEWAGRTAAEIAAAVRAKEVTAREVVAEHLALIQRLDRRIGAFRTVRAEAALTEADELASRADLAELPLAGVPLAVKDNLAVRGESRRDGSAATPDTPADADHVTVARLRAAGAVVVGLTNVPELCVFGTTEGVYGTTRNPWDLSRTAGGSSGGSAAAVAAGLVPLALGNDGMGSLRIPAANCGLVTLKPGHGVVPAGIGHGDWFGMAENGPLATTVEDLRLMLDVLADTPVPRAQEPVSLRVAVALRSPLAGTGVSRPYTTAVREAAGVLARGGHQVRRAEPPYPLSLGITALRHWTAGTAVDAEGLDPARLARRTRVHAALGRRFVGPVRNGDSRERLRAQLMPFFTEHDVLLTPALARRSPAAGPWHERGWLRNILANSAYSPFTPPWNLTGWPAMSVPVGRLPSGAPCAVQLVGRPGSEDALLGLAEELEKRRPWQRTARVAGP; this is encoded by the coding sequence GTGACCGAGTGGGCCGGCCGGACCGCCGCAGAGATCGCCGCCGCCGTACGCGCGAAGGAGGTCACGGCTCGGGAGGTGGTGGCGGAACACCTTGCGCTCATCCAGCGGCTCGACCGGCGGATCGGGGCGTTTCGCACGGTGCGGGCCGAGGCGGCGCTCACCGAGGCCGACGAGCTGGCCTCGCGTGCCGATCTGGCCGAACTGCCCCTTGCGGGTGTCCCGTTGGCCGTGAAGGACAACCTGGCGGTGCGCGGCGAGTCCCGGCGCGACGGCTCGGCCGCCACACCCGACACCCCGGCCGACGCCGACCATGTGACGGTGGCCCGGCTGCGCGCGGCCGGTGCGGTGGTCGTGGGACTGACGAACGTGCCCGAACTGTGCGTCTTCGGCACCACGGAGGGCGTGTACGGCACGACCCGCAATCCGTGGGACCTCTCGCGCACGGCGGGCGGCTCCTCCGGCGGCAGTGCGGCGGCGGTGGCCGCGGGACTGGTACCGCTCGCGCTCGGCAACGACGGCATGGGCTCGCTGCGCATCCCGGCCGCGAACTGCGGTCTGGTCACGCTGAAGCCGGGGCACGGGGTGGTGCCCGCCGGGATCGGCCACGGCGACTGGTTCGGCATGGCCGAGAACGGCCCGCTGGCCACGACGGTCGAGGATCTGCGGCTGATGCTGGACGTGCTCGCGGACACCCCTGTACCCCGGGCCCAGGAGCCCGTGTCGCTACGGGTCGCGGTGGCCCTGCGCAGCCCGCTCGCCGGGACCGGCGTGAGCAGGCCGTATACGACCGCGGTGCGGGAGGCGGCCGGGGTGCTGGCACGGGGCGGGCACCAGGTGCGCCGGGCCGAGCCGCCGTATCCGCTCTCCCTGGGCATCACCGCGCTGCGGCACTGGACGGCGGGGACGGCCGTGGACGCCGAGGGCCTGGACCCGGCGCGGCTGGCCCGGCGGACCCGGGTGCACGCGGCGCTGGGCCGGCGGTTCGTCGGCCCGGTCCGCAACGGCGACAGCCGCGAGCGGCTGCGCGCGCAGCTGATGCCCTTCTTCACCGAGCACGACGTGCTGCTCACCCCGGCGCTGGCCCGCCGCTCCCCCGCGGCCGGCCCGTGGCACGAACGCGGCTGGCTGCGCAACATCCTCGCCAACAGCGCGTACTCCCCGTTCACCCCGCCATGGAACCTCACCGGCTGGCCCGCGATGTCAGTCCCTGTCGGCAGGCTCCCCTCCGGTGCCCCCTGTGCCGTCCAGCTCGTCGGGCGCCCGGGCTCGGAGGACGCCCTGCTGGGGCTGGCGGAGGAACTGGAGAAGCGGCGGCCCTGGCAGCGCACGGCACGGGTGGCGGGCCCCTGA
- a CDS encoding alpha-L-fucosidase has protein sequence MSTYPRRRILGAAAGVTAVAALPLTAATSARAAERQGPWVAVPDPVSVPLDVLYDNDGIDTASARGGDFDGSGYTFPGEELAAGRVEVDGVPFLFPASTEGAKNNVVALGQRLDLPKGRYLSAFFLTAGSYGDAFGQATVHYADGTTTTAGLGGADWYSAGGPLSAPYRYRPDGGRDEHEVGIGVSEVWFDPRREAVAVTLPVTSPAEANKTSLHIFALTLQPAAEGRALALRSPHSTPSLLEPAGTQSVEATVVNAGTVAVLAADGVSVAVDVPGARTVQPARVRRLDPGEQARVRIGIRNRPGTAAGTRADGTVTVTGRGARVTAGKAALTLGTADYAPTEDSLSAHQAPYWFQGAKFGIFIHWGVYSVPAWSPVGKEYAEWYWDHMQDPADAVYAYHRDTYGEDFAYDDFIPRFTAEKFDPRAWVELFRDAGAQYHVLTSKHHEGFALWDTKVCDRNAVKMGPKRDLVEELFEASRRYAPELHRGLYFSMPEWFNPDNPWMGHAPRNPYTLAPVPYTGYTAGKDYVRDYQAPQMLELIHGYDPEIIWCDIGGANDSLHVLAEYFNHAKNRARPIDVTVNNRSGIAFHDFTTPEYTTYDNTVVAKWEASRGLDPFSYGYNRATPDSAYMTAEEVVRSLVDIVSKNGNFLLDIGPRADGTIPEIMQTRLRETGQWLRVNGEAVYDTTYWSRTAQLGDDLRFTVRPDEAFYIHSLAEPGAKLTVQAPVPVRPGDKVTMLGYDRPLTWTVTGGSLVVDVPEAARKAGRYVWVFKVQWYG, from the coding sequence ATGAGCACGTATCCCAGACGGCGAATCCTGGGCGCGGCGGCGGGCGTGACCGCCGTGGCCGCCCTCCCCCTCACCGCGGCCACATCCGCACGGGCCGCCGAACGCCAAGGACCCTGGGTCGCCGTACCCGATCCGGTCTCCGTCCCGCTCGACGTCCTCTACGACAACGACGGCATCGACACCGCCTCCGCGCGCGGCGGCGACTTCGACGGATCCGGGTACACCTTCCCAGGCGAGGAACTGGCCGCCGGCCGCGTCGAGGTCGACGGCGTTCCCTTCCTCTTCCCCGCCTCGACCGAGGGCGCCAAGAACAACGTCGTCGCCCTCGGCCAGCGCCTCGACCTGCCCAAGGGCCGCTATCTGTCGGCGTTCTTCCTCACCGCGGGCAGCTACGGTGACGCCTTCGGGCAGGCCACCGTGCACTACGCGGACGGCACGACCACCACCGCGGGGCTCGGCGGCGCCGACTGGTACTCCGCGGGCGGCCCGCTGTCGGCGCCCTACCGTTACCGGCCGGACGGCGGCAGGGACGAGCACGAGGTCGGCATCGGCGTCTCGGAGGTGTGGTTCGACCCGCGCCGCGAGGCGGTCGCCGTCACGCTCCCCGTCACCAGCCCGGCCGAGGCGAACAAGACCTCCCTGCACATCTTCGCCCTCACCCTCCAACCGGCCGCCGAGGGACGGGCGTTGGCTCTGCGCTCCCCGCACTCCACACCGTCCCTGCTCGAACCGGCCGGCACGCAGAGCGTGGAGGCGACCGTCGTCAACGCCGGCACGGTCGCCGTCCTGGCCGCCGACGGTGTCTCGGTGGCGGTCGACGTCCCGGGCGCCCGCACGGTCCAGCCCGCCCGTGTCCGCCGCCTCGACCCCGGCGAACAGGCGCGCGTCCGCATCGGCATCCGCAACCGCCCGGGCACGGCGGCGGGCACCCGGGCGGACGGCACGGTGACGGTCACCGGCCGGGGCGCCCGAGTGACCGCGGGCAAGGCCGCGTTGACCCTCGGCACCGCCGACTACGCCCCCACCGAGGACTCCCTGTCCGCGCACCAGGCGCCGTACTGGTTCCAGGGCGCCAAGTTCGGCATCTTCATCCACTGGGGTGTCTACTCCGTGCCCGCGTGGTCGCCGGTCGGCAAGGAGTACGCCGAGTGGTACTGGGACCACATGCAGGACCCGGCCGACGCCGTGTACGCCTACCACCGGGACACCTACGGCGAGGACTTCGCCTATGACGACTTCATCCCCCGTTTCACCGCCGAGAAGTTCGATCCGCGCGCGTGGGTGGAGCTGTTCCGTGACGCGGGCGCCCAGTACCACGTGCTGACCTCCAAGCACCATGAGGGCTTCGCCCTGTGGGACACCAAGGTCTGCGACCGCAACGCCGTCAAGATGGGCCCCAAGCGGGACCTGGTCGAGGAACTTTTCGAGGCGAGCCGCCGCTACGCCCCCGAACTGCACCGGGGCCTGTACTTCTCCATGCCGGAGTGGTTCAACCCCGACAACCCGTGGATGGGCCACGCCCCGCGCAATCCGTACACCCTCGCCCCGGTGCCGTACACCGGCTACACCGCCGGCAAGGACTACGTCCGCGACTACCAGGCCCCGCAGATGCTGGAGCTGATCCACGGGTACGACCCGGAGATCATCTGGTGCGACATCGGCGGCGCCAACGACAGTCTCCATGTCCTCGCCGAGTACTTCAACCACGCCAAGAACCGGGCCCGTCCGATCGACGTGACCGTCAACAACCGCTCGGGCATCGCCTTCCACGACTTCACGACCCCCGAGTACACGACGTACGACAACACGGTCGTCGCCAAGTGGGAGGCCAGCCGGGGCCTGGACCCCTTCAGCTACGGCTACAACCGGGCCACCCCCGACTCCGCCTACATGACCGCCGAGGAGGTCGTGCGCAGCCTCGTCGACATCGTCTCCAAGAACGGCAACTTCCTCCTCGACATCGGCCCGCGTGCGGACGGCACGATCCCCGAGATCATGCAGACCCGGCTGCGCGAGACGGGCCAGTGGCTGAGGGTGAACGGGGAGGCGGTGTACGACACCACGTACTGGTCCCGCACGGCCCAGCTCGGCGACGACCTGCGCTTCACCGTCCGCCCCGACGAGGCCTTCTACATCCACTCCCTCGCCGAGCCGGGCGCGAAGCTGACCGTGCAGGCGCCGGTGCCGGTGCGGCCCGGGGACAAGGTGACGATGCTGGGGTACGACCGCCCCCTGACCTGGACCGTCACGGGCGGCTCGCTGGTGGTCGACGTCCCGGAGGCGGCCCGCAAGGCGGGCCGGTACGTGTGGGTGTTCAAAGTGCAGTGGTATGGCTGA
- a CDS encoding LacI family DNA-binding transcriptional regulator, which yields MKDIARRAGVSESAVSFALNDRPGVSEATRARVRRVAEQLGWRPSTAARALSGEGAATLGFVLARPAHTLGVDSFFLQLVSGIQEVLAERHLGLLFQMAEDVADECAVYRRWWAEHRVDGVLVADPRAEDPRPGLLDELGLPAVVIGGAPEVCHPGLSTVWADDAGAMASVVDELTALGHRRIVHIAGLPDLAHTQRRIATLRAQALRRGLSEVRSVPTDYSDTEGAAVTRRVLDGSPAPTALIYDNDVMAVAGLSAAADLGFRVPQDVSVVSWEDSALCRMVTPQLSALSRDSAEFGRTAARELLALLDGDAARAVGVPVPRLTGRGSTGAAAAPRERGPGLP from the coding sequence ATGAAGGACATCGCCCGGCGTGCAGGGGTCTCCGAGAGTGCGGTCTCCTTCGCCCTGAACGACCGCCCCGGTGTCTCCGAGGCCACCCGCGCCCGGGTCCGCCGGGTCGCCGAGCAGCTGGGCTGGCGCCCCAGTACGGCCGCCCGCGCGCTGTCCGGCGAGGGCGCGGCCACGCTCGGCTTCGTCCTCGCCCGTCCCGCGCACACCCTGGGCGTCGACTCCTTCTTCCTCCAACTCGTCTCCGGCATCCAGGAAGTGCTCGCCGAACGCCATCTGGGCCTGTTGTTCCAGATGGCCGAGGACGTGGCCGACGAGTGCGCGGTCTACCGGCGCTGGTGGGCGGAGCACCGGGTGGACGGCGTCCTGGTGGCCGACCCCCGCGCCGAGGACCCACGCCCCGGCCTGCTCGACGAACTGGGCCTGCCCGCCGTGGTGATCGGCGGCGCACCCGAGGTGTGCCATCCGGGGCTGTCCACGGTGTGGGCGGACGACGCGGGTGCGATGGCCTCGGTGGTGGACGAGCTGACGGCGCTCGGCCACCGCCGGATCGTGCACATCGCCGGCCTGCCCGACCTGGCGCACACCCAGCGCCGGATCGCCACGCTGCGTGCGCAGGCGCTGCGACGGGGGCTGAGCGAGGTCCGCTCGGTGCCCACCGACTACTCCGACACGGAGGGCGCCGCGGTGACCCGCCGGGTACTGGACGGCTCCCCCGCTCCCACGGCGCTGATCTACGACAACGACGTGATGGCCGTGGCGGGACTCTCGGCGGCTGCCGACCTCGGCTTCCGCGTCCCGCAGGACGTCTCGGTGGTCTCCTGGGAGGACTCGGCCCTGTGCCGCATGGTCACCCCCCAACTCTCCGCGCTGTCCCGCGACAGTGCGGAGTTCGGCCGCACGGCGGCACGCGAACTGCTGGCTCTGCTGGACGGGGACGCGGCCCGCGCGGTGGGGGTGCCGGTACCCCGGCTGACGGGACGGGGCAGTACGGGCGCGGCGGCTGCGCCGCGGGAACGCGGGCCCGGACTGCCGTAG
- a CDS encoding ABC transporter substrate-binding protein — MPTPRRALLAAAVALVLPLSACGSGGDGGGSTDASGKVEGNITFETWNLRANFKSYFEGLIADFEKKYPGTQVKWIDQPAEGYADKLSADAGGGTLPDVVNVSPDLVAPLARAGLAMDLDKAAGTYKSEYLQGAWASHQVPGLSGTYAFPWYLNTGPLFYNKALFREAGLDPDQAPRTYDELFADALQMARKSGGKVATLANVPTIEDFGRYGVPLMNQQGSAFAFNDTKGVELLTKYKQLYDAGALDPQALTATPESSGKKFLTGAVAMNPGSALDLGNFKKNAPSLYRNIGITDQITSTGHVNMYVMGVMVNSRTRHTPAAVAFAHFVTDAQNQMSFAKKVAIFPSTAGSLNDPYFTKEDGTDETRVRIAAAKSLKNAVNYTPVLFSDQMKTALRNEVAKALQGKESPKQALDNAVKAADRLLQQG, encoded by the coding sequence GTGCCCACACCTCGCAGAGCCCTCCTCGCCGCTGCCGTCGCCCTCGTCCTGCCGCTGAGCGCCTGCGGCTCGGGCGGTGACGGCGGCGGCTCGACCGACGCCTCCGGAAAGGTCGAGGGAAACATCACCTTCGAGACCTGGAACCTGCGCGCCAATTTCAAGTCGTACTTCGAGGGGCTGATCGCCGACTTCGAGAAGAAGTATCCGGGCACGCAGGTGAAGTGGATCGACCAGCCCGCCGAGGGCTACGCCGACAAGCTCAGCGCCGACGCGGGCGGCGGCACCCTGCCCGACGTCGTCAACGTCTCCCCGGACCTGGTCGCCCCGCTCGCCCGCGCCGGGCTGGCCATGGACCTCGACAAGGCAGCCGGCACATACAAGTCCGAGTATCTGCAGGGGGCTTGGGCCAGTCACCAGGTGCCGGGCCTGAGCGGCACCTACGCCTTCCCGTGGTATCTGAACACCGGCCCGCTCTTCTACAACAAGGCCCTCTTCCGCGAGGCCGGGCTCGACCCCGACCAGGCGCCCAGGACGTATGACGAACTCTTCGCGGACGCCCTGCAGATGGCGAGGAAGAGCGGCGGCAAGGTCGCCACCCTCGCCAACGTGCCCACCATCGAGGACTTCGGGCGCTACGGTGTCCCGCTGATGAACCAGCAGGGCAGCGCATTCGCCTTCAATGACACCAAGGGAGTCGAACTCCTCACCAAGTACAAGCAGTTGTACGACGCGGGCGCCCTTGATCCGCAGGCGCTGACCGCGACCCCGGAGTCCTCCGGCAAGAAGTTCCTCACCGGCGCCGTCGCCATGAACCCCGGCAGTGCCCTGGACCTCGGCAACTTCAAGAAGAACGCGCCGAGCCTGTACAGGAACATCGGCATCACCGACCAGATCACCAGCACCGGGCACGTCAACATGTACGTCATGGGAGTGATGGTCAACTCCCGCACCAGGCACACCCCGGCGGCCGTCGCCTTCGCCCACTTCGTCACCGACGCGCAGAACCAGATGTCGTTCGCCAAGAAGGTCGCCATCTTCCCGAGCACCGCGGGCTCCCTGAACGACCCGTACTTCACCAAGGAGGACGGCACCGACGAGACCCGGGTGCGTATCGCCGCCGCCAAGTCCCTGAAGAATGCGGTCAATTACACACCCGTCCTGTTCAGCGACCAGATGAAGACCGCGCTGCGCAACGAGGTCGCCAAGGCGCTCCAGGGCAAGGAGAGCCCCAAGCAGGCTCTCGACAACGCTGTCAAGGCCGCCGACCGCCTGCTCCAGCAGGGCTGA
- a CDS encoding carbohydrate ABC transporter permease: protein MAVPLRVTNRPPARIRRQLPHSPWLFAAPGLLVTGAFVLYPFVSTLVNSFTDRRTLLPGRFVGLANFRELLHDDMFWTGLRNSTLYVLGVVPALVVLPLLLALLVQKNIPGITFFRSAFYTPVVASIVVVGLIWVWLLDERGLVNSLLQAIGIGRVGFLSDQWLLLLSAMAVTVWKGLGYYMIIYLAALADVPRELHEAAAVDGAGPLRRFLTVTVPAVRSTMVLVAALSSVAAFKVFSEVYLMAGPDGGPAGEDTTLVMLVQRTGTGLTGRVGYASALSVVVFLVTVALMLLVLRTDRREEP, encoded by the coding sequence ATGGCCGTCCCCCTCCGCGTCACCAACCGTCCACCGGCCCGGATCCGGCGACAACTCCCGCACAGCCCCTGGCTGTTCGCCGCACCCGGACTGCTCGTCACCGGCGCCTTCGTGCTCTACCCGTTCGTCTCCACCCTGGTGAACTCCTTCACCGACCGCCGCACCCTGCTGCCCGGCCGCTTCGTGGGCCTCGCCAACTTCCGCGAGCTGCTGCACGACGACATGTTCTGGACCGGCCTGCGCAACAGCACGCTCTACGTCCTCGGCGTCGTACCGGCCCTGGTCGTCCTGCCGTTGCTGCTCGCGCTGCTGGTGCAGAAGAACATCCCCGGCATCACCTTCTTCCGCTCCGCCTTCTACACCCCGGTCGTCGCCTCGATCGTGGTCGTCGGGCTGATCTGGGTGTGGCTGCTGGACGAACGCGGCCTGGTCAACTCGCTGCTGCAGGCCATCGGGATCGGCCGGGTCGGCTTCCTCAGCGACCAGTGGCTGCTCCTGCTGAGCGCCATGGCCGTCACGGTGTGGAAGGGCCTGGGCTACTACATGATCATTTACCTGGCGGCGCTGGCCGACGTGCCCCGCGAACTGCACGAGGCCGCCGCCGTGGACGGCGCGGGACCGCTGCGCCGCTTCCTCACGGTCACCGTGCCCGCCGTGCGCTCCACGATGGTGCTGGTCGCGGCCCTGTCCTCGGTCGCCGCCTTCAAGGTGTTCTCCGAGGTGTACCTGATGGCGGGCCCGGACGGCGGCCCGGCCGGCGAGGACACCACCCTCGTCATGCTCGTCCAGCGCACCGGCACCGGCCTGACCGGCCGCGTCGGTTATGCCTCCGCCCTGTCCGTCGTCGTCTTCCTCGTCACCGTCGCGCTCATGCTGCTCGTGCTGCGTACCGACCGCAGGGAGGAGCCGTGA